ataataattgtaataatattaaaaaattattataatttttgaatttaaataataatactaaaataagaaaaaatattaataaaggtattaaaataattcAAATAAACTTAAACTTAAACTTATATTCTTTCTTAAACTTATATTATCCTATTACTCCTTATTCGCCGAGGTCGCTGTAAGCTGTCTCTTCGCAATGCTTCCCGCATCCCcagtctcctcctcctctaGCGCCCGCGCAGCACGGTGCCCGATGATGACGCCGCCCGTGTAGACCATGCCGTCAAAGAGCTCGTCTATCTCCTCGAGCGTCCTGCCCTTGGTCTCCACAAAAAGCCAGTACACGACGATCAGGATGCCAAAGTTCCAGCTGCCGTTGATGGCGTAGTACTTCCAGCCGATCTTCTCGAGGGCGAGCGGGGCGGTGTAGAGGTTCAGGAAGCTGAAGGCGTAGCCGATGGCTTGGGCGACTACCACACCCTTGGCTCGCTGGGAGTAGCGGAGGACTTCGGGGGGGTATGTATAGGCAAGAATCATCCTTTGTCGTTGTCAGTGGAGTCTGGATTGAAAGAAAGGGTGGGACGACATACCAGCTGGTGGATACCGCAAGGAGGAACAGACcaacgacaacgacggcACCAATAGCATATCCTGTTTCGTTGGGACGTTCATCCGAAAGGTACGAAAGACCAGAAAGCATGCCGAACAGAGCCACAGTGGCAGAGGTCCCGGCGACTGAGGGAGGTGTCAATTTCAACCAAGATGATGGGTCGGAGCGGTCAGACTTACTAAGAGGCTTGCGAGCGCCAATTCTgtcgatgaggaagacgccTCCAACACTGCAAAAGGCCTTCCAGAGTAGCAGACCAATGTTGATAAGGATTACAGTTCTCCTGCTTTCGATTCCGAGCTTGGCAATgaggaaggatgagaagTAGCTGTGATGAACGCGTCAGGGACAAGGGTTAATCATTGGAGAACCATGAACTTACAGAATCATGTTTCCTCCCAGGATCTGGTAGAAGATGTTCATAAGGACAGCAATACTGAACCGCTTCAGGTTGGGGGCTGCATTCTTCATTAGATGTCGTCGAGCTGCAAGGGAAAAAGTCAATCATACCAGGGGATACAAGGTCCTTCCAGCCTCCGttgttctccttctcatGCTCCAGGGCGCCAAGAATCTCCTGGCTTTCAGCGACGACCATTGGATGCTCGATATCACCGTCTGCGTGCAAGCGAGCGAGGATATTAGTAGCCTATACTAATGTCAGCAGGGGTTGGACCAAGAGTGAAGCAAAATCTCTTACTTCTTCGCCGCGCCCCTTGTAGAAGAGCCATCTTGGGCTTTCCTCGACAAACGGCAAGAGACAGAGTGAGAGAATAGAGGGCACTGCCTCTCCCTTGATGTGTGTCAGAAATTGCAAGAACCGTTTCTTGGGGCACTCACCAGCATGATCCCCCTCCATGCCCAGTCTGACTGCTTGTCATATATCCCCAGAATGATGCAAGTGACCAAAAACGAGGTGAACGGCACCGAGACGAGGACCGAGCTCGAGAGCATGGACCTGTACTTGGGCGAGGCCAGCTCCATGACCCACATGGGGGCGATGGAGCCGTTTATGATGGTGGCGAAGCCAATGATGAAGCGACCGGCGATGAGCTGGGCGACTGCAAACCATGTGTGAGCGTGAGTCTGGATGACATGTTGGTAGTGATCACTTACCCTTGCCCGCCGACGCCTGCAGCACCACTCCGAGGATGATGCAGACTGAGCCCATGCCAAGGCCGGTCTTTCGTCCCCAGCGATCCACAATGGGGCCAACTACCGGAGAGCCGAAGATGCATCCggcgctgatgatggcgacgttGAGGCCGATGAGATCactgtcgaggttgaagtc
This window of the Fusarium keratoplasticum isolate Fu6.1 chromosome 3, whole genome shotgun sequence genome carries:
- a CDS encoding MFS domain-containing protein, producing the protein MALLSLGPVVSHALILVVAMSNICILSYDAGMINNLNAVQPYFEHFNLDSDLIGLNVAIISAGCIFGSPVVGPIVDRWGRKTGLGMGSVCIILGVVLQASAGKVAQLIAGRFIIGFATIINGSIAPMWVMELASPKYRSMLSSSVLVSVPFTSFLVTCIILGIYDKQSDWAWRGIMLGEAVPSILSLCLLPFVEESPRWLFYKGRGEEATNILARLHADGDIEHPMVVAESQEILGALEHEKENNGGWKDLVSPAPNLKRFSIAVLMNIFYQILGGNMILYFSSFLIAKLGIESRRTVILINIGLLLWKAFCSVGGVFLIDRIGARKPLIAGTSATVALFGMLSGLSYLSDERPNETGYAIGAVVVVGLFLLAVSTSWMILAYTYPPEVLRYSQRAKGVVVAQAIGYAFSFLNLYTAPLALEKIGWKYYAINGSWNFGILIVVYWLFVETKGRTLEEIDELFDGMVYTGGVIIGHRAARALEEEETGDAGSIAKRQLTATSANKE